In Methanobrevibacter olleyae, the following are encoded in one genomic region:
- a CDS encoding glycosyltransferase family 2 protein, translating to MVTVSVIMPIYNDSGRLEKSISSFLKQTLDDKELLCVNDGSTDNSLEILNNYAKKYEFIKIFNQENQGSGKARNLGITEANGEYIAFLDADDYFIDKNALKYLYEVASKNNANMVSGNIKLVDSEGNYTPFKDIDYYTEDSVINPENYGIPWAFYKSIYKKDFLLDNGIYFPDLIRGQDPVFLAEVLSKIDSIFTVSTDAYAYYYINGADKCNTFEKRHAHIEHFKYIFNYFSDSKFKKVKEEFKYKLFIFIDMMGVEGAEDTLSSIRDVFSNNPKIIKECENFYYAKFFNNKELLNQLNLIDNPKISVIIPVYNAGPFLEEAFESVLSQNFDDIELVCVNDGSKDNSLEILNDFAKKDSRVKVINQENAGCGAARNRALDDAIGDYIYFFDPDDYILPRTFEKLFKNATRNCSDLVMFKIARFKDADPINYSSPGFEFEKVFKDTDFNRFTFDFHDVKPYVMNSSFAPWTKLYKKEFLDQYDDFRFPTNIAFDDAPFHIQSMLRASRISYIPEFFYHYRFNPNGIINTSSNGIDIFRICDIVESFLKDNGFYCEFIEEFKLFKITQVFNYMLSTNSEEYFQNAKKEFSKVHLDHNNIVPISLKDKYNLVLKSKSFEEYKTKEHQLHIQELKTKNKNLTKKHNNLKKQNKKLKKEKNKVKKLNKTIVSSNSWKLTRYFRKSANYLRK from the coding sequence ATGGTAACGGTTTCAGTAATTATGCCAATTTATAATGATTCTGGTAGATTGGAAAAATCTATTTCTAGTTTTTTAAAACAGACTTTAGATGATAAAGAATTACTGTGTGTTAATGATGGTTCTACTGATAATTCTTTAGAAATTTTAAATAATTATGCTAAAAAATATGAGTTTATTAAAATTTTTAATCAAGAAAATCAAGGGTCTGGTAAAGCAAGAAACTTGGGAATTACTGAAGCTAATGGAGAATATATTGCTTTTTTAGATGCTGATGACTATTTTATTGATAAAAATGCATTAAAATATTTATATGAAGTTGCTAGTAAAAATAATGCAAATATGGTTTCAGGTAATATTAAACTTGTTGATAGTGAAGGTAATTATACTCCTTTTAAAGATATAGATTATTATACTGAAGATAGTGTTATTAATCCTGAAAATTATGGCATACCTTGGGCTTTTTATAAAAGTATCTATAAAAAAGATTTTTTATTAGATAATGGTATTTATTTCCCAGATTTAATTAGAGGTCAAGATCCTGTTTTTTTAGCTGAAGTATTATCTAAAATAGATTCTATTTTTACAGTTAGCACAGATGCTTATGCATATTATTATATTAATGGTGCAGATAAGTGTAACACATTTGAAAAACGTCATGCACATATAGAACATTTTAAGTACATTTTTAATTATTTTTCAGATTCTAAATTTAAAAAGGTTAAAGAAGAGTTTAAGTATAAATTATTTATTTTCATTGATATGATGGGTGTAGAAGGAGCTGAAGATACATTAAGTTCTATTCGTGATGTATTTTCAAATAATCCTAAAATAATTAAAGAATGTGAAAATTTTTATTATGCTAAATTTTTTAATAATAAGGAATTGCTGAATCAATTAAATCTAATTGATAATCCTAAAATTTCTGTAATTATTCCTGTATATAATGCAGGTCCATTTCTTGAAGAAGCTTTTGAAAGTGTTCTATCTCAAAACTTTGATGATATAGAACTCGTTTGTGTTAATGATGGTTCTAAAGATAATTCTCTTGAAATATTAAATGATTTTGCTAAAAAAGATTCAAGAGTTAAAGTAATTAATCAAGAAAATGCAGGGTGTGGTGCTGCAAGAAATAGAGCCTTAGATGATGCAATTGGTGATTATATTTATTTCTTTGATCCGGATGACTATATTTTACCAAGAACGTTTGAAAAATTATTTAAGAATGCAACTCGTAATTGCTCTGATTTAGTAATGTTTAAAATTGCTAGATTTAAGGATGCTGATCCTATAAATTATAGTTCTCCAGGTTTTGAATTTGAAAAGGTTTTTAAAGACACAGATTTTAATAGATTCACATTTGATTTTCATGATGTAAAACCTTATGTTATGAATAGTTCATTTGCCCCTTGGACTAAATTATATAAAAAAGAATTTTTAGATCAGTATGATGATTTTAGATTCCCTACGAATATTGCTTTTGATGATGCTCCTTTCCACATTCAATCTATGTTAAGAGCTTCAAGGATTTCATATATTCCAGAATTTTTTTATCATTATAGATTCAATCCAAACGGTATAATTAATACATCTTCAAATGGAATTGATATTTTTAGAATATGTGATATTGTAGAATCTTTTTTAAAAGATAATGGGTTTTATTGTGAATTTATTGAAGAGTTTAAATTATTTAAAATTACTCAAGTATTTAATTATATGTTAAGTACTAATTCTGAAGAATATTTCCAAAATGCAAAAAAAGAATTTTCTAAAGTCCATTTAGATCATAATAACATTGTTCCTATCTCATTAAAAGATAAATATAATTTAGTTTTAAAGTCTAAATCATTTGAAGAATATAAAACAAAAGAACATCAATTACATATCCAAGAATTAAAAACTAAAAATAAAAATTTAACTAAAAAACACAATAACTTGAAAAAACAAAATAAAAAATTAAAGAAAGAAAAAAATAAGGTAAAAAAATTAAATAAAACTATTGTATCCTCAAATAGTTGGAAATTAACAAGATATTTTAGAAAATCTGCTAATTACTTAAGGAAATAA
- a CDS encoding acyltransferase, producing the protein MAIAVVYLHANACFWTFSQSRYWFTANIIESVFYFAVPIFFMISGAMLIDFNEKYDLKEYFSKRFFKTVLPYLIWSFIGLALQIYILNKIKITDINLIYILNGLITGRLVGVYWFFIPLFCTYLAIPLFALVPEDKRRNIFIYLCSLAFVLNILIPFIISVFNIKIQWSLSLAVSSGFLFYTLAGYLLHKYEIRKSYRIIIYLLSILGLMMHIAGTYELSMVAGEVIKTYKGYVNLPSTLYSIGVFVFIK; encoded by the coding sequence ATGGCTATTGCAGTTGTATATTTACATGCGAATGCTTGTTTTTGGACATTTTCTCAAAGTAGATATTGGTTTACAGCAAATATTATAGAATCAGTATTTTATTTTGCAGTTCCAATATTCTTCATGATTTCTGGAGCAATGCTAATTGATTTTAATGAGAAATATGATTTGAAAGAATATTTTTCAAAAAGATTTTTTAAAACAGTTCTTCCATATCTAATTTGGAGTTTTATTGGTTTAGCGTTACAAATATATATTTTAAACAAGATAAAAATTACAGATATTAATTTAATTTATATCTTGAATGGTTTAATTACTGGACGTCTTGTTGGTGTTTATTGGTTTTTTATCCCTTTATTTTGCACATATCTTGCAATTCCATTATTCGCTTTAGTTCCAGAAGATAAAAGAAGAAATATTTTTATTTATCTTTGTTCTTTAGCATTTGTATTAAATATTTTAATCCCCTTTATTATTTCAGTTTTTAACATAAAAATTCAGTGGTCTCTTTCATTAGCAGTCAGTAGTGGCTTTTTATTTTATACTTTAGCTGGTTATTTATTACATAAATATGAAATTAGAAAATCATATCGTATTATAATATATCTATTATCTATATTGGGATTAATGATGCACATTGCAGGTACTTATGAATTGTCTATGGTTGCAGGTGAAGTTATAAAAACATATAAAGGTTATGTAAATCTTCCATCTACTTTGTACTCTATTGGAGTTTTTGTTTTTATAAAATAG